ATTAGCTGAAATTGAATTGATTTATGCAGAGGTAAAAGAGTACCCAATTCTTTTATTAGATGATGTATTATCAGAATTAGATGATTACCGTCAATCACATCTTTTAAATACAATTCAAGGAAAAGTGCAAACATTTGTGACAACGACGAGTGTCGACGGAATTGAACACGAAACATTAAAAAAAGCGAAAACAATTCATGTAAAAAGCGGCACGGTAGATTGTGAAATAGACAGAATATAACTTCTGTTTAAATGGAAAAGTAGGTGATCTTTGTGTCAATGGAACAAAAGGAAATGCAAGCAAACTCATATGATGAAAGTCAAATACAGGTACTTGAAGGGTTAGAAGCAGTTCGAAAACGCCCAGGTATGTACATTGGATCGACAAGTGGAAAAGGTCTTCATCACCTTGTATGGGAGATTGTAGATAATAGTATTGATGAAGCGTTAGCGGGATATTGTGATGAGATTAATGTGGTCATCGAAGAAGACGATAGTATCCGTGTAACGGATAACGGCCGTGGTATTCCAGTTGGTATACAAGAAAAAATGGGACGTCCTGCAGTAGAAGTCATTATGACAGTACTTCATGCTGGTGGTAAATTTGGCGGTGGTGGTTATAAAGTTTCCGGTGGTCTTCATGGTGTAGGGGCATCTGTAGTAAACGCCCTATCAACCGAGTTAGAAGTATTTGTACACCGCGAAGGAAAAATCCACTACCAAAAATATGAACGAGGCATTCCAGTTGCAGATTTAAAAGTAATTGGTGAAACAGATCGCACAGGAACAGTAACTCGCTTTAAGCCAGACCCAGAAATTTTTAAAGAAACAACCGTGTATGATTTTGATATATTAGCAACTCGTATGCGTGAACTAGCATTTTTAAATCGTAATATTAAATTAACAATTGAAGATAAACGTGAAAATAAACAGAAGAAAGAATTCCATTACGAAGGTGGAATTAAATCTTATGTTGAACATTTAAATCGTTCGAAGCAGCCAATTCATGAAGAACCAGTATATGTAGAAGGCGCAAAAGATGGGATTCAGGTTGAAGTTTCTCTCCAATATAACGAAGGATATACAAATAATATTTATTCATTTACAAATAACATCCATACGTATGAAGGTGGTACGCATGAGGTTGGATTTAAAACAGCTTTAACGCGTGTGATTAATGACTATGGAAGAAAAAATAATATTTTAAAAGATGCTGATAGTAATTTAACTGGTGAAGATGTTCGGGAAGGTTTAACTGCAATTGTATCCATTAAACATCCGAATCCGCAATTTGAAGGGCAGACAAAGACGAAACTTGGTAATAGCGAAGCGAGAACGATTACAGAGTCTGTATTTTCAGAGGCGTTTGAAAAGTTTCTTCTAGAAAATCCAAATGTTGCACGTAAAATTGTGGAAAAAGGGACAATGGCAGCAAGAGCACGTGTAGCTGCGAAGAAAGCGCGTGAATTAACTCGTAGAAAGAGTGCGTTAGAGGTTTCAAGTTTACCTGGTAAGTTGGCGGATTGTTCTTCTAAAGACCCATCCATCAGTGAAATTTATATCGTAGAGGGTGACTCTGCGGGTGGATCTGCAA
The window above is part of the Bacillus cytotoxicus NVH 391-98 genome. Proteins encoded here:
- the gyrB gene encoding DNA topoisomerase (ATP-hydrolyzing) subunit B, which produces MEQKEMQANSYDESQIQVLEGLEAVRKRPGMYIGSTSGKGLHHLVWEIVDNSIDEALAGYCDEINVVIEEDDSIRVTDNGRGIPVGIQEKMGRPAVEVIMTVLHAGGKFGGGGYKVSGGLHGVGASVVNALSTELEVFVHREGKIHYQKYERGIPVADLKVIGETDRTGTVTRFKPDPEIFKETTVYDFDILATRMRELAFLNRNIKLTIEDKRENKQKKEFHYEGGIKSYVEHLNRSKQPIHEEPVYVEGAKDGIQVEVSLQYNEGYTNNIYSFTNNIHTYEGGTHEVGFKTALTRVINDYGRKNNILKDADSNLTGEDVREGLTAIVSIKHPNPQFEGQTKTKLGNSEARTITESVFSEAFEKFLLENPNVARKIVEKGTMAARARVAAKKARELTRRKSALEVSSLPGKLADCSSKDPSISEIYIVEGDSAGGSAKQGRDRHFQAILPLKGKIINVEKARLDKILSNDEVRTIITAIGTNIGGDFDISKARYHKVIIMTDADVDGAHIRTLLLTFFYRYMRQIIEHGYVYIAQPPLFKVQQGKKIQYAYNEKELERILAELPAQPKPSIQRYKGLGEMNPAQLWETTMDPEVRSLLQVSLQDAIEADETFEILMGDKVEPRRNFIQENAKYVKNLDI